In one window of Zingiber officinale cultivar Zhangliang chromosome 11A, Zo_v1.1, whole genome shotgun sequence DNA:
- the LOC122031708 gene encoding protein VERNALIZATION INSENSITIVE 3-like isoform X1, with the protein MDPPFSGFVLDPSKCRKLSIDEKRELVHELSKWPASAPEKLQTWSRRDLLEILCAEIGKERKYTGLTKQKMIEYLFKIVSEKKAGEATKSTPNPASPLPQPLQKRQRKNDHPLRLCVVTNGGNEGISNSRYCQNLACRATMNLEDAFCKRCSCCICHKYDDNKDPSLWLCCSSETFSQGNSCGLSCHLECALKNERAGIMNSGSSPSLDGSYYCTHCGKVNDLLESWKKQLMIAKDARRVDVLCYRISLCHKILCSTRKYQSLHGIVDSAMKKLEAEVGPIDGLQSMARGIVNRLSVGTEVQGMCAFAINSLDSLCSATVCNRSQVEGKFLAEASLTSSSFINFETSSPTSVTLALKFEDSATLSQEMAGCSLWHRRAEMKEYPKEPTLTVLMPLRSFLVTELTPGTHYMFKVVAFSNLSELGTWELGITTDAISTDDPVSFAPMINVPKSNCQSPKTNSSSISNPSEGDESHNNGTTFTDLNKSPESCFHYFEKTEIHDSEKLSGHVDRDIINQNTEFDSIARRLQDVEPEETPGHSGSALEDEMNSTVQTEFHKDSINSVENIQVSELPKLDNTSNVLNANEMAIVPFERPDQTLPVTPIRLENSKEVSGRGSKLKPTGNILLNSSVNPETVPTKRGREKFVEICTKDGTLEGSYEYCVKVVRWLECDGYIQTNFRVKFLTWFSLRATPQERRVVTVYVNTLIDDPASLAGQLVDTFSETISCVKKPPQVPTGGFCTKLWH; encoded by the exons GATTTGTACTCGACCCATCTAAATGTCGCAAGTTGAGTATCGACGAGAAGAGAGAACTCGTCCATGAATTGTCCAAGTGGCCAGCCAGTGCTCCTGAGAAACTACAAACTTGGAGCAGGAGGGACCTATTGGAGATACTTTGTGCTGAAATAGGAAAAGAAAGGAAGTACACAGGATTAACAAAACAGAAGATGATTGAGTACCTTTTTAAAATTGTCTCGGAGAAAAAGGCTGGAGAAGCCACGAAGTCAACTCCTAACCCagcttctcctctccctcaaccTCTGCAAAAAAGACAAAGAAAGAATGATCACCCCTTGCGTCTATGTGTTGTCACAAATGGAGGGAATGAAGGCATCAGTAACTCAAGATACTGTCAGAATCTAGCTTGCAGAGCTACAATGAACCTTGAGGATGCGTTTTGTAAGCGTTGTTCGTGCTGTATCTGCCACAAGTATGATGACAATAAGGACCCTAGTCTTTGGTTGTGCTGTAGCTCAGAAACTTTCTCGCAAGGTAATTCATGCGGTTTGTCATGCCATCTTGAGTGTGCACTGAAGAATGAAAGAGCTGGTATTATGAATAGTGGGAGCTCTCCAAGTTTGGATGGTAGCTATTACTGCACACATTGCGGAAAAGTCAACGACTTACTTGA GAGCTGGAAAAAACAGCTCATGATTGCCAAAGATGCACGACGAGTGGATGTATTGTGTTACCGGATTTCTCTGTGTCATAAGATTCTTTGCTCAACTCGGAAGTACCAGAGTTTGCATGGGATAGTTGACTCAGCAATGAAAAAGCTGGAGGCTGAAGTTGGGCCTATTGATGGTTTACAGAGCATGGCACGAGGAATTGTCAATAGACTTTCTGTTGGCACTGAAGTCCAGGGAATGTGTGCTTTTGCTATCAATTCATTAGATTCTCTATGCTCTGCCACTGTTTGTAATAGGTCTCAAGTTGAAGGTAAGTTTCTAG CTGAAGCAAGTTTGACATCCTCTAGCTTCATCAACTTTGAAACCTCATCCCCAACTTCAGTTACTTTGGCATTAAAGTTTGAAGATAGTGCGACATTATCACAAGAGATGGCTGGTTGCTCCTTATGGCACCGAAGGGCTGAGATGAAGGAATATCCTAAAGAACCAACCTTGACTGTGCTTATGCCATTGAGAAGTTTTTTAGTAACAGAATTAACTCCGGGTACGCATTACATGTTTAAGGTAGTAGCCTTCAGCAACCTGAGTGAGCTGGGCACTTGGGAACTCGGAATAACGACTGATGCCATCTCGACTGATGATCCAGTAAGCTTTGCTCCAATGATAAATGTGCCGAAATCAAATTGCCAAAGCCCCAAAACAAACAGCAGCAGCATATCTAACCCATCAGAGGGAGATGAATCTCATAATAATGGCACCACATTTACTGACCTCAACAAGTCACCAGAAAGTTGCTTTCACTATTTTGAGAAGACTGAGATACATGACTCAGAGAAACTTTCGGGCCATGTTGACAGAGATATAATCAACCAAAATACTGAATTTGACAGCATCGCTAGACGATTACAAGATGTTGAACCTGAGGAAACGCCCGGTCACTCAGGTTCTGCTTTAGAAGATGAGATGAACTCAACAGTTCAAACTGAGTTCCATAAGGACTCCATTAACTCAGTGGAGAATATCCAGGTATCTGAGCTCCCTAAATTAGATAACACATCAAATGTGCTGAATGCAAATGAGATGGCTATTGTTCCATTTGAACGTCCAGATCAAACTCTTCCTGTTACTCCTATCCGGCTGGAAAACAGCAAGGAAGTTTCTGGGAGAGGTAGCAAATTGAAACCGACCGGCAATATACTTTTGAATTCATCAGTGAATCCAGAGACAGTGCCAACAAAAAGAGGAAGGGAGAAATTCGTTGAGATATGTACAAAGGATGGAACACTTGAAGGGTCCTATGAGTACTGTGTGAAAGTTGTCAGGTGGCTGGAATGCGACGGTTACATTCAGACCAATTTTAGGGTGAAGTTTCTTACTTGGTTTAGCTTAAGGGCCACACCCCAGGAGAGAAGAGTAGTCACTGTTTATGTCAATACTCTGATTGATGACCCAGCTAGCCTCGCAGGGCAGTTGGTGGACACTTTCTCTGAAACAATCAGCTGCGTCAAGAAACCACCACAGGTGCCAACCGGCGGCTTCTGTACTAAGCTGTGGCATTAA
- the LOC122031563 gene encoding protein ENHANCED DISEASE RESISTANCE 2-like, with protein MCPTMKKTKNTASEDTDGVANNTVTAEAVVEDPCYDWRREAIEGGSLRHVDLHKGVNGWASPPGDFFQLRGPNYFSRHQKCPSGDWLLRPAGVDWLRSVSRLDNVLGRQDNRIATALRGAHALGLSRKAFLVAVNLQIPGRECHSAVFYYASEDPIPPGSLLYRFIHGDDAFRNARFKIVNRIVKGPWIVKRAVGNHAACLLGKALSCNYHRGENYLEIDVDIGSSAIANAILHIALGCVTAVTIDMGFLVEAQEEEELPERLIGAVRVAQMEMCSARYVETRHVGKGGW; from the coding sequence ATGTGCCCGACCATGAAGAAGACGAAAAACACCGCCTCCGAGGACACCGACGGTGTCGCGAATAATACGGTTACAGCCGAGGCCGTGGTGGAGGATCCCTGCTATGACTGGCGGCGTGAGGCGATCGAGGGAGGCTCCCTTCGTCATGTTGACCTCCACAAGGGCGTCAATGGATGGGCCTCTCCTCCTGGGGATTTCTTCCAACTACGTGGCCCCAACTACTTCTCCCGCCACCAGAAATGCCCTTCCGGCGATTGGCTTCTCCGACCGGCCGGCGTCGACTGGCTCCGCTCCGTCAGCCGCCTTGATAACGTCCTCGGCCGCCAGGACAACCGCATCGCCACCGCTCTCCGTGGTGCCCACGCCCTCGGCCTCTCCCGCAAGGCTTTCCTTGTCGCGGTTAATCTTCAGATCCCCGGTCGTGAATGCCACTCCGCCGTATTCTACTATGCCTCTGAGGACCCGATCCCGCCCGGATCCCTCTTGTACCGCTTCATCCACGGGGACGACGCGTTCAGGAACGCGCGGTTCAAGATCGTGAACCGAATCGTGAAGGGCCCGTGGATCGTGAAGAGGGCCGTCGGGAATCACGCCGCATGCCTCCTGGGGAAGGCGCTCAGTTGCAACTACCACCGCGGGGAGAACTATCTCGAGATCGATGTCGACATCGGCAGCTCTGCCATTGCCAATGCCATTCTTCACATCGCTCTCGGTTGCGTCACGGCGGTGACAATCGACATGGGCTTCCTCGTGGAAGCGCAAGAGGAGGAGGAGCTGCCGGAGAGACTTATTGGGGCCGTTCGGGTGGCGCAAATGGAGATGTGCTCGGCCAGATACGTGGAAACCAGACACGTCGGAAAGGGAGGATGG
- the LOC122031708 gene encoding protein VERNALIZATION INSENSITIVE 3-like isoform X2, giving the protein MDPPFSGFVLDPSKCRKLSIDEKRELVHELSKWPASAPEKLQTWSRRDLLEILCAEIGKERKYTGLTKQKMIEYLFKIVSEKKAGEATKSTPNPASPLPQPLQKRQRKNDHPLRLCVVTNGGNEGISNSRYCQNLACRATMNLEDAFCKRCSCCICHKYDDNKDPSLWLCCSSETFSQGNSCGLSCHLECALKNERAGIMNSGSSPSLDGSYYCTHCGKVNDLLESWKKQLMIAKDARRVDVLCYRISLCHKILCSTRKYQSLHGIVDSAMKKLEAEVGPIDGLQSMARGIVNRLSVGTEVQGMCAFAINSLDSLCSATVCNRSQVEAEASLTSSSFINFETSSPTSVTLALKFEDSATLSQEMAGCSLWHRRAEMKEYPKEPTLTVLMPLRSFLVTELTPGTHYMFKVVAFSNLSELGTWELGITTDAISTDDPVSFAPMINVPKSNCQSPKTNSSSISNPSEGDESHNNGTTFTDLNKSPESCFHYFEKTEIHDSEKLSGHVDRDIINQNTEFDSIARRLQDVEPEETPGHSGSALEDEMNSTVQTEFHKDSINSVENIQVSELPKLDNTSNVLNANEMAIVPFERPDQTLPVTPIRLENSKEVSGRGSKLKPTGNILLNSSVNPETVPTKRGREKFVEICTKDGTLEGSYEYCVKVVRWLECDGYIQTNFRVKFLTWFSLRATPQERRVVTVYVNTLIDDPASLAGQLVDTFSETISCVKKPPQVPTGGFCTKLWH; this is encoded by the exons GATTTGTACTCGACCCATCTAAATGTCGCAAGTTGAGTATCGACGAGAAGAGAGAACTCGTCCATGAATTGTCCAAGTGGCCAGCCAGTGCTCCTGAGAAACTACAAACTTGGAGCAGGAGGGACCTATTGGAGATACTTTGTGCTGAAATAGGAAAAGAAAGGAAGTACACAGGATTAACAAAACAGAAGATGATTGAGTACCTTTTTAAAATTGTCTCGGAGAAAAAGGCTGGAGAAGCCACGAAGTCAACTCCTAACCCagcttctcctctccctcaaccTCTGCAAAAAAGACAAAGAAAGAATGATCACCCCTTGCGTCTATGTGTTGTCACAAATGGAGGGAATGAAGGCATCAGTAACTCAAGATACTGTCAGAATCTAGCTTGCAGAGCTACAATGAACCTTGAGGATGCGTTTTGTAAGCGTTGTTCGTGCTGTATCTGCCACAAGTATGATGACAATAAGGACCCTAGTCTTTGGTTGTGCTGTAGCTCAGAAACTTTCTCGCAAGGTAATTCATGCGGTTTGTCATGCCATCTTGAGTGTGCACTGAAGAATGAAAGAGCTGGTATTATGAATAGTGGGAGCTCTCCAAGTTTGGATGGTAGCTATTACTGCACACATTGCGGAAAAGTCAACGACTTACTTGA GAGCTGGAAAAAACAGCTCATGATTGCCAAAGATGCACGACGAGTGGATGTATTGTGTTACCGGATTTCTCTGTGTCATAAGATTCTTTGCTCAACTCGGAAGTACCAGAGTTTGCATGGGATAGTTGACTCAGCAATGAAAAAGCTGGAGGCTGAAGTTGGGCCTATTGATGGTTTACAGAGCATGGCACGAGGAATTGTCAATAGACTTTCTGTTGGCACTGAAGTCCAGGGAATGTGTGCTTTTGCTATCAATTCATTAGATTCTCTATGCTCTGCCACTGTTTGTAATAGGTCTCAAGTTGAAG CTGAAGCAAGTTTGACATCCTCTAGCTTCATCAACTTTGAAACCTCATCCCCAACTTCAGTTACTTTGGCATTAAAGTTTGAAGATAGTGCGACATTATCACAAGAGATGGCTGGTTGCTCCTTATGGCACCGAAGGGCTGAGATGAAGGAATATCCTAAAGAACCAACCTTGACTGTGCTTATGCCATTGAGAAGTTTTTTAGTAACAGAATTAACTCCGGGTACGCATTACATGTTTAAGGTAGTAGCCTTCAGCAACCTGAGTGAGCTGGGCACTTGGGAACTCGGAATAACGACTGATGCCATCTCGACTGATGATCCAGTAAGCTTTGCTCCAATGATAAATGTGCCGAAATCAAATTGCCAAAGCCCCAAAACAAACAGCAGCAGCATATCTAACCCATCAGAGGGAGATGAATCTCATAATAATGGCACCACATTTACTGACCTCAACAAGTCACCAGAAAGTTGCTTTCACTATTTTGAGAAGACTGAGATACATGACTCAGAGAAACTTTCGGGCCATGTTGACAGAGATATAATCAACCAAAATACTGAATTTGACAGCATCGCTAGACGATTACAAGATGTTGAACCTGAGGAAACGCCCGGTCACTCAGGTTCTGCTTTAGAAGATGAGATGAACTCAACAGTTCAAACTGAGTTCCATAAGGACTCCATTAACTCAGTGGAGAATATCCAGGTATCTGAGCTCCCTAAATTAGATAACACATCAAATGTGCTGAATGCAAATGAGATGGCTATTGTTCCATTTGAACGTCCAGATCAAACTCTTCCTGTTACTCCTATCCGGCTGGAAAACAGCAAGGAAGTTTCTGGGAGAGGTAGCAAATTGAAACCGACCGGCAATATACTTTTGAATTCATCAGTGAATCCAGAGACAGTGCCAACAAAAAGAGGAAGGGAGAAATTCGTTGAGATATGTACAAAGGATGGAACACTTGAAGGGTCCTATGAGTACTGTGTGAAAGTTGTCAGGTGGCTGGAATGCGACGGTTACATTCAGACCAATTTTAGGGTGAAGTTTCTTACTTGGTTTAGCTTAAGGGCCACACCCCAGGAGAGAAGAGTAGTCACTGTTTATGTCAATACTCTGATTGATGACCCAGCTAGCCTCGCAGGGCAGTTGGTGGACACTTTCTCTGAAACAATCAGCTGCGTCAAGAAACCACCACAGGTGCCAACCGGCGGCTTCTGTACTAAGCTGTGGCATTAA